The Alteromonas stellipolaris genome includes a region encoding these proteins:
- the metA gene encoding homoserine O-acetyltransferase MetA, protein MPIRIPEQLPAQNVLLGENIFTMESNRAANQDIRPLKVGILNLMPNKIETEVQLLRLLSNTPLQIDVDFIRIDSQAPKNTPQSHMDAFYHDFSQVADKKYDGLIVTGAPLALLKYEDVKYWDTMTTILEWAQRHVNSTLYLCWAAHAAMYHFYNFTRTLRKEKFSGVFEHKVNDPHNELLRGFDPVFYAPHSRYGHIDTANYNSVDGLHVVAESEEVGAYIVASEDKRMVFVTGHPEYDADTLKDEYFRDVKAGQTPAIPKNYFTDNDPNKSPIVRWRSHGSLFFTNWLNYYVYQTTPYDLNQLAEKSQPKR, encoded by the coding sequence ATGCCAATTCGTATACCAGAACAACTGCCTGCGCAGAATGTGTTGTTGGGCGAAAATATCTTCACCATGGAGAGCAATAGGGCGGCGAATCAGGATATACGTCCTCTTAAAGTGGGTATCTTAAACTTGATGCCTAATAAAATTGAGACTGAAGTACAGCTGTTGAGGTTACTCTCCAATACGCCATTACAAATTGATGTGGATTTTATTCGCATCGATAGTCAGGCGCCCAAAAATACCCCACAGTCTCACATGGATGCTTTCTACCACGACTTTTCGCAAGTGGCAGACAAAAAGTACGATGGGCTTATCGTGACTGGCGCACCTCTAGCTTTACTAAAATACGAAGACGTAAAGTACTGGGATACTATGACCACCATTTTAGAGTGGGCACAGCGTCACGTTAACTCCACTCTATATTTATGTTGGGCTGCACATGCTGCCATGTATCATTTTTATAACTTTACTCGCACGCTGCGCAAAGAAAAATTTTCAGGTGTGTTCGAGCACAAAGTAAACGACCCACATAATGAATTATTACGTGGCTTCGATCCCGTATTCTATGCGCCTCATTCTCGTTATGGGCATATCGATACCGCGAATTATAATAGTGTAGATGGACTGCATGTGGTGGCAGAATCTGAAGAAGTAGGCGCCTATATTGTTGCCTCAGAAGACAAGCGCATGGTTTTCGTTACAGGGCATCCAGAATATGATGCTGATACCCTTAAAGATGAATATTTTAGGGACGTCAAAGCCGGGCAAACCCCCGCCATACCAAAAAATTATTTTACGGATAACGACCCGAACAAATCGCCTATCGTTAGATGGCGCTCCCACGGGAGTCTGTTCTTCACAAACTGGTTAAACTACTATGTTTACCAAACAACGCCGTATGACTTAAATCAGTTAGCTGAAAAATCACAGCCAAAGAGGTAA
- a CDS encoding RNA polymerase sigma factor FliA, whose amino-acid sequence MNSKAAAYQQQTDKSQLVERHASLVKRIAHHLMARLPASVLVDDLIQSGMIGLLEAARNFDGSKGASFETFAGIRIRGAMLDEIRKGDWTPRSVHKNGRAITEAISQVEGETGRDARDVDIAAKMNVSMQDYHQMLNEVNAGKLVGIEDLGVSEDVISTEKNRGSDAPLEDLMQGAFQKALAHAITTLPEREAIVLSLYYDEELNLREIGEVLDVSESRVSQIHSQAMLKLKSRMKSWQVDEE is encoded by the coding sequence TTGAATAGCAAAGCAGCCGCTTATCAACAGCAAACGGACAAGTCACAATTAGTTGAGCGTCACGCTTCGCTGGTGAAGCGAATAGCACACCACTTAATGGCGAGATTACCAGCCAGTGTTCTTGTCGATGATTTAATCCAGTCAGGTATGATTGGACTGCTAGAAGCTGCACGAAATTTTGACGGTTCCAAAGGTGCAAGTTTCGAAACCTTTGCAGGTATTCGTATTCGCGGCGCCATGCTTGATGAAATAAGAAAAGGTGATTGGACACCTCGTTCTGTTCATAAAAATGGAAGGGCAATCACCGAAGCTATCTCTCAAGTTGAAGGTGAAACAGGCCGAGACGCGCGAGATGTTGATATTGCAGCTAAAATGAATGTCAGCATGCAAGATTATCATCAAATGCTTAACGAAGTGAATGCTGGAAAATTGGTGGGTATTGAAGACCTAGGTGTTTCTGAAGATGTTATTTCTACAGAAAAAAACCGAGGCAGCGATGCACCGTTAGAAGATTTGATGCAAGGGGCTTTCCAAAAAGCGCTAGCACATGCTATTACTACATTACCCGAACGGGAAGCGATTGTACTTTCTTTATACTATGATGAAGAACTGAACCTTAGAGAAATTGGTGAAGTTCTTGATGTTAGTGAATCGCGAGTGAGTCAAATTCATAGTCAGGCCATGTTAAAACTCAAATCACGAATGAAATCGTGGCAAGTTGACGAAGAATAG
- a CDS encoding chemotaxis protein CheW: MSNQGPFAREDVVEAYLDSLLKEPDDPADVTARTAKLLEQAVQTLAEEATIDEAPATEQIVVEEAIIEAVSSSTGKDVEETTQYEKSDYNEIDNETAESVQAFPEEGQSVENGLLVDSLENNFQALFFEVAGLTLAVPLTTLGGIHQIEKIGPLFGKPDWFMGVMIHREEKLSVVDSARWVMPEKYDESLAESLNYRYLIMLGDSSWGLASEKLVNTVTLAKADVKWRESTGKRPWLAGMVKEKMCALIDVNELISMLNKGLGSNDQTPSIGSQVHERRKNEQ; this comes from the coding sequence ATGAGCAATCAAGGACCTTTTGCACGGGAAGACGTTGTAGAGGCTTATCTCGATAGCCTATTAAAAGAGCCAGATGATCCGGCAGACGTAACTGCGCGAACGGCAAAATTGCTTGAGCAGGCAGTACAAACGTTAGCCGAAGAAGCCACAATTGATGAAGCACCTGCCACTGAACAAATCGTGGTTGAAGAAGCCATCATTGAAGCCGTGTCATCTAGCACAGGCAAAGATGTCGAAGAAACTACGCAATACGAAAAAAGCGACTACAATGAAATAGATAATGAGACTGCTGAGTCAGTGCAAGCCTTTCCAGAAGAGGGGCAATCAGTAGAAAATGGATTGTTGGTCGACAGCCTCGAAAATAATTTTCAGGCATTGTTTTTTGAAGTGGCAGGGTTAACATTAGCGGTGCCATTGACCACCCTAGGTGGTATTCATCAGATTGAAAAGATAGGCCCTCTATTTGGGAAACCAGATTGGTTTATGGGGGTAATGATACATCGCGAAGAGAAGCTTAGCGTTGTAGATTCTGCAAGATGGGTCATGCCAGAAAAGTATGATGAGAGTCTCGCAGAGTCATTGAACTACCGATATCTTATTATGTTAGGGGATAGTTCGTGGGGATTGGCCAGTGAGAAACTGGTTAACACGGTCACCTTGGCAAAAGCTGACGTCAAATGGCGTGAGTCTACCGGTAAGCGTCCCTGGTTAGCGGGGATGGTTAAAGAGAAAATGTGCGCGTTAATTGACGTTAACGAATTAATATCTATGCTTAACAAAGGCTTAGGCAGTAACGACCAGACGCCGAGTATTGGGAGCCAGGTTCATGAGCGACGAAAGAACGAACAGTAA
- a CDS encoding homocysteine S-methyltransferase family protein, with product MSQHQVSSAQATLLSAAQQRILVLDGAMGTMIQQHKLEEEDYRGTQFADWHCDVKGNNDLLAVTQPDIIYQIHCDYFEAGADIVETNTFNATTIAMADYDMQAQSREINIAAAKLARKAADEFTAKTPGKPRFVAGVLGPTNRTASISPDVNDPGKRNVTFDALVEAYTESTEALIEGGVDLIMLETIFDTLNAKAAAFAVETVFEKLGKHLPVMISGTITDASGRTLSGQTSEAFYYSMRHISPFSFGLNCALGPDLLRQYVEEVSTISECLVSAHPNAGLPNEFGEYDLEAPEMAEHIKEWAESGLVNIVGGCCGSTPEHIRAIADAVSSVAPRTVPKFEPKMRLSGLEPFVH from the coding sequence GTGAGTCAACATCAAGTTTCTAGCGCGCAAGCAACACTGCTAAGCGCTGCACAACAACGTATTCTCGTATTAGATGGCGCGATGGGCACCATGATCCAGCAACACAAGCTGGAAGAAGAAGATTACCGTGGCACCCAGTTTGCGGACTGGCATTGTGACGTAAAAGGTAATAACGACCTTTTGGCTGTTACACAGCCAGATATTATTTACCAAATTCATTGCGACTACTTTGAAGCCGGTGCTGACATTGTTGAAACCAACACCTTTAACGCTACTACTATTGCTATGGCCGATTACGACATGCAAGCGCAATCAAGAGAGATCAACATTGCCGCTGCTAAATTAGCCAGAAAAGCCGCCGATGAGTTCACTGCAAAAACGCCAGGCAAGCCCAGGTTTGTAGCAGGTGTTCTAGGTCCAACAAATCGTACTGCTTCTATCTCTCCCGATGTTAACGACCCAGGTAAGCGCAATGTGACTTTCGATGCCTTAGTAGAAGCTTACACAGAGTCTACTGAAGCGTTAATTGAAGGCGGCGTAGACTTGATTATGCTTGAAACTATTTTCGATACGCTAAATGCTAAAGCGGCTGCTTTTGCCGTGGAAACCGTGTTCGAAAAACTAGGTAAGCATTTGCCTGTAATGATTTCAGGCACCATCACCGATGCTTCAGGCAGAACGCTTTCAGGCCAAACCTCTGAAGCTTTTTATTATTCAATGCGCCACATTAGTCCATTTTCGTTTGGCTTGAATTGCGCGTTAGGGCCAGACTTGTTGCGCCAATATGTCGAAGAAGTCTCAACGATCAGCGAGTGTCTAGTATCTGCTCACCCGAATGCGGGTTTACCCAACGAGTTTGGCGAATACGATTTAGAGGCGCCTGAAATGGCCGAACATATCAAAGAATGGGCAGAATCTGGTTTAGTGAATATTGTGGGTGGCTGCTGTGGCAGTACGCCAGAACATATTCGTGCTATTGCCGATGCGGTAAGCAGCGTAGCACCAAGAACGGTGCCTAAGTTCGAACCTAAAATGCGTTTGTCTGGCCTTGAGCCGTTTGTACACTAG
- a CDS encoding protein-glutamate methylesterase/protein-glutamine glutaminase, protein MVFKVLVVDDSTFYRRRVREILDDDRELEVIGEARNGQDALDKIDTLLPDVVTMDVEMPVMDGISAVKAIMEKRPVPILMFSSLTHHGAQATLDALEAGALDFLPKKFEDIAQDRKDAARLLCTKVRLIARRGVGIKRPVLKRIESRKFPDNAPKPAFFKSSNLLTGRKDATRQPTVSSIKASGKRYKCLAIGASTGGPVALQKILVALPSDFPYPIVLVQHMPGTFTNAFAQRLNSHCNIAVKEAEHGDILKPGCAYLAPGGKQMLIEGSGSHKKVVITDANPSDKINYKPSVDLTFGSLAKAYGGDLLGIILTGMGADGREGCRLMKDNGATIWAQDQDSCVVYGMPQAVAVANISVNSIDIDDMSSCILTEMK, encoded by the coding sequence ATGGTCTTTAAAGTCCTGGTCGTGGACGATTCTACTTTTTATCGTCGTCGAGTTCGTGAAATTCTCGACGACGATAGAGAACTTGAAGTTATTGGCGAAGCTCGTAACGGGCAAGATGCACTAGATAAAATAGATACACTGCTACCTGATGTAGTCACAATGGATGTGGAAATGCCGGTAATGGATGGCATTTCAGCGGTAAAGGCCATCATGGAAAAGCGGCCTGTGCCTATTTTGATGTTTTCGTCTCTAACGCATCATGGTGCACAAGCGACACTAGATGCGTTAGAAGCCGGTGCATTAGATTTTCTGCCAAAGAAATTCGAAGATATCGCCCAAGATCGTAAAGACGCAGCACGACTGCTCTGTACAAAAGTAAGATTAATTGCACGGCGTGGTGTTGGTATCAAACGCCCTGTATTGAAGCGTATTGAAAGTAGAAAGTTTCCTGATAACGCGCCAAAACCAGCGTTTTTCAAGAGTTCTAATCTACTGACTGGAAGAAAAGATGCCACGAGGCAGCCTACCGTTTCCTCGATTAAGGCTTCTGGTAAAAGGTATAAGTGTTTAGCAATTGGTGCATCTACGGGGGGGCCCGTGGCATTGCAGAAGATACTGGTAGCATTGCCTTCAGATTTTCCTTATCCAATTGTGTTGGTGCAACATATGCCTGGCACTTTTACTAACGCGTTTGCACAGCGGCTTAATTCTCATTGCAATATTGCGGTTAAAGAAGCTGAACATGGTGACATATTGAAACCAGGGTGCGCTTATTTAGCACCCGGTGGTAAACAAATGTTGATAGAGGGTTCAGGCTCTCATAAGAAAGTAGTAATTACCGACGCTAACCCGTCTGATAAAATAAATTATAAGCCGAGTGTTGATTTAACCTTCGGTTCGCTGGCCAAAGCTTATGGTGGCGATTTATTGGGTATTATATTAACTGGTATGGGCGCAGATGGGCGAGAAGGCTGCCGTTTGATGAAAGATAATGGTGCTACCATTTGGGCGCAAGATCAGGATTCATGTGTTGTTTATGGCATGCCTCAAGCAGTAGCTGTTGCAAACATATCGGTTAACAGTATTGATATAGATGACATGAGCAGCTGTATCTTAACCGAAATGAAATAG
- a CDS encoding chemotaxis protein CheW: MSDERTNSNTTDSNDEVLQWVTYRLGEETYGINVMQVQEVLRYTEIAPVPGAPDYVLGIINLRGNVVTVIDTRARFGLPPTEITDNTRIVIIESDEQVVGILVDSVAEVVYLRSSEIDSAPNVGTEESAKFIQGVSNRDGELLILVDLNKLLSDDEWDELSSI, from the coding sequence ATGAGCGACGAAAGAACGAACAGTAATACCACCGACAGTAACGATGAAGTCCTTCAATGGGTGACATACCGCTTAGGTGAAGAAACATACGGTATTAACGTAATGCAAGTGCAAGAAGTATTGCGTTACACTGAAATTGCACCTGTACCCGGCGCACCTGACTACGTACTAGGTATCATTAACCTACGTGGTAATGTTGTTACGGTCATTGATACACGTGCGCGTTTTGGATTACCACCAACAGAGATAACGGATAATACCCGTATTGTGATCATCGAATCTGATGAGCAGGTCGTGGGTATACTTGTTGATAGCGTGGCTGAAGTGGTTTACCTTCGCTCGTCTGAAATTGACAGTGCGCCAAACGTGGGTACTGAAGAAAGTGCTAAGTTTATTCAAGGTGTTAGCAACCGAGACGGTGAGCTTCTTATCCTAGTCGATTTAAATAAACTTTTAAGTGACGATGAGTGGGATGAACTAAGTTCAATTTAA
- the cheY gene encoding chemotaxis response regulator CheY, with product MDKSMKILVVDDFSTMRRIIKNLLKDLGFANIQEADDGNTALPMLQQGDFDFVVTDWNMPGMQGIDLLRAIRADDKLKHLPVLMVTAEAKKEQIVAAAQAGVNGYVVKPFTAATLKEKLDKIFERLG from the coding sequence TTGGATAAAAGTATGAAAATTCTCGTGGTTGACGATTTTTCTACCATGAGACGTATCATAAAGAACCTGTTAAAAGATTTGGGTTTTGCCAATATCCAGGAAGCGGACGACGGTAACACCGCGCTGCCTATGCTACAACAAGGTGATTTTGACTTTGTTGTAACAGATTGGAATATGCCAGGTATGCAAGGTATCGACTTATTACGCGCTATACGTGCCGACGATAAGTTGAAACACCTACCGGTTCTTATGGTGACAGCAGAAGCGAAGAAAGAACAAATCGTTGCCGCAGCGCAAGCTGGTGTGAACGGTTATGTTGTTAAACCTTTCACTGCCGCTACGTTGAAAGAGAAATTAGACAAAATCTTCGAACGTTTAGGTTGA
- a CDS encoding protein phosphatase CheZ, with protein sequence MSTNESVSITLEEAKKLVAYLEEGDNASANAVLEAVSMKESIELFAEVGKLTRQLHDSLNNFQIDERIKNLTVDDIPDAQTRLMYVIEETEKAANTTMDAVEECMPIAEVLSTRIEKIMPEWKKLMNRQLELGEFKVLCADLDELLEDGSKQSSKLTSLLTEVLMAQGYQDLTGQVIRRVIELVKEVEDSLVNMLTMFGEPEQSEQDKPSEAKVEKVNKIDGVEAEGPIIDADQRDDVVSGQDDVDDLLSSLGF encoded by the coding sequence ATGTCGACAAATGAAAGTGTCTCTATAACGCTCGAAGAAGCCAAAAAATTGGTAGCGTATCTTGAAGAGGGCGATAACGCATCTGCGAACGCCGTCTTAGAAGCCGTTTCGATGAAAGAGTCCATTGAGCTCTTTGCTGAAGTTGGTAAATTAACGCGTCAACTTCATGATTCGTTAAATAACTTCCAAATCGATGAACGTATTAAAAATTTAACCGTTGATGACATTCCTGATGCGCAAACGCGACTGATGTACGTTATCGAAGAGACGGAAAAAGCGGCCAATACCACCATGGATGCTGTTGAAGAGTGCATGCCAATTGCGGAAGTGCTTTCCACGCGCATCGAAAAAATTATGCCGGAGTGGAAAAAACTGATGAATCGTCAACTTGAGTTGGGTGAATTCAAAGTTTTATGCGCAGATTTAGACGAATTGCTAGAAGACGGATCGAAACAATCGTCTAAGCTTACATCATTGCTTACCGAAGTGTTAATGGCACAAGGTTATCAAGATCTTACCGGTCAAGTTATTCGCAGAGTGATTGAACTCGTAAAAGAAGTGGAAGATAGCTTAGTTAATATGCTGACGATGTTCGGTGAACCCGAACAGTCAGAGCAAGACAAGCCATCGGAAGCGAAAGTCGAAAAAGTTAACAAGATTGATGGTGTCGAAGCCGAAGGTCCAATTATTGATGCAGACCAACGCGATGATGTGGTATCTGGCCAAGATGACGTAGATGATCTTTTGTCTAGCTTAGGTTTTTAG
- a CDS encoding ParA family protein, which translates to MKVWTVANQKGGVGKTTTTVTLGGLLAQRGKRVLMVDTDPHASLSYYFGIDAELLSQSVYDIFIKSSDITADMVMDCLCPTKLDNLYVLPATMALATLDRTMGSEQGMGLVLKKALAKVENEFDVVIIDCPPVLGVLMVNALAACNKVIVPTQTEYLALKGLDRMIRTMEIMGRSLQKSFDTVIIPTMFDKRTNAALESRKRLMSDYGERVWQGVIPVDTHFRDASLVQLPISAAYPKTRGVTAYSKLLEVLEK; encoded by the coding sequence ATGAAGGTGTGGACAGTTGCAAACCAGAAAGGCGGAGTTGGTAAAACAACAACGACAGTAACCTTAGGTGGTTTGTTAGCTCAGCGCGGGAAACGGGTATTGATGGTTGATACCGACCCCCACGCCTCACTTAGTTACTATTTCGGCATAGACGCAGAGTTACTCAGTCAATCTGTCTACGACATTTTTATTAAGTCTTCTGATATCACTGCCGATATGGTCATGGACTGTTTGTGTCCCACTAAGCTAGATAATTTGTACGTTTTGCCCGCTACCATGGCGTTAGCCACACTAGACAGAACAATGGGTAGTGAGCAAGGGATGGGCTTGGTGCTAAAAAAAGCGCTGGCCAAAGTAGAGAATGAATTTGATGTTGTCATTATTGATTGCCCGCCGGTACTTGGTGTACTTATGGTCAACGCATTGGCAGCATGTAATAAAGTGATAGTGCCGACACAAACAGAGTATTTGGCGCTGAAAGGCTTGGACAGAATGATACGCACCATGGAAATAATGGGGCGCTCTCTGCAAAAGTCTTTTGACACTGTGATTATTCCTACTATGTTCGACAAGCGCACGAACGCGGCACTTGAATCAAGAAAGCGTTTAATGAGCGATTATGGAGAGCGGGTTTGGCAAGGTGTAATTCCCGTAGATACGCATTTTAGAGATGCGAGTTTAGTACAGTTGCCAATTTCCGCAGCATACCCGAAAACCCGAGGGGTAACGGCTTATAGCAAGTTACTTGAGGTTTTGGAGAAGTAA
- a CDS encoding DUF2802 domain-containing protein: MDLQFIAPTFNELILLALVLALGIFAIWLTFKERKTHAALVELQELVTRRTDDMDTQIRDFGHQQNEAQTRSLVVTRHLQALQEKQDDFENQIRELKLQDPSLRLYQRAAELVKQGASMQEVMEACDIPRAEAEMLFMVHKQSSSQ, encoded by the coding sequence ATGGATCTGCAGTTTATTGCTCCAACATTCAACGAACTTATATTGCTTGCGCTTGTATTAGCACTGGGTATTTTTGCAATATGGTTGACGTTTAAAGAGCGAAAAACACATGCGGCGTTAGTTGAACTGCAAGAGCTTGTAACGCGCAGAACCGATGACATGGATACCCAAATTCGAGATTTTGGTCATCAGCAAAATGAGGCGCAAACCCGAAGCCTCGTTGTTACTCGTCATCTTCAAGCCCTTCAAGAAAAACAAGACGATTTCGAAAATCAAATTCGCGAGTTAAAACTGCAAGATCCCTCTCTAAGGCTTTATCAGCGTGCTGCGGAATTAGTAAAGCAGGGCGCAAGTATGCAAGAAGTGATGGAAGCCTGTGATATCCCTCGTGCCGAAGCTGAAATGCTGTTTATGGTACACAAGCAATCCTCTTCCCAATAA
- a CDS encoding chemotaxis protein CheA encodes MAFDVDEDILQDFLVEAGEILEQLQEQLVDLENNPEDGDLLNAIFRGYHTVKGGAGFLSLTELVEICHGAENVFDVMRNGQRTLTPELMDTILQATDVVVDMFERVKAQEPLVPADAKLVDLLHKLSTPETPDENIFGDSSEAAEAPAAEVVEEEFALEEAPVPEAPAASSDGGIDEISEDEFEALLDELHGSNAPGKSAPKAEPKAAAPAAVGSGDDITDDEFEALLDELHGKGKFKEEEPAPAAAPKAAAPSGEEITDDEFEALLDQLHGSGQGPTAQGSEPAANTPPVDKKATEAIQKAKAEQSAASTPAKSTPAAKAPAPSPAAKKAPEPAKAAAKKDDKKANPTPPQAETTVRVDTKRLDQIMNMVGELVLVRNRLLSLGINNADESMSKAIANLDVVTGDLQGAVMKTRMQPIKKVFGRFPRVVRDLARSLKKEITLELEGEETDLDKNLVEALADPLVHLVRNSVDHGIEMPDDRAATGKARMGTVRLSASQEGDHILLTIEDDGKGMDAEKLKEIAISRGVLDADAAARMSDVEAFNLIFAPGFSTKTEISDISGRGVGMDVVKTKINQLNGTINIDSHLGKGTRLDIKVPLTLAILPTLMIVVGKQTFALPLGAVNEIINMDIKKTNTVDGQLTMIVRSKAIPLFFLGEWLIRGPKNIIKDKGHVVVVQIGTQQVGFVVDALIGQEEVVIKPLDALLQGTPGMAGATITSDGGIALILDVPSLLKRYARKPLK; translated from the coding sequence ATGGCGTTTGATGTTGACGAGGATATATTACAGGACTTTCTAGTTGAAGCTGGGGAGATCCTTGAACAATTACAAGAACAGCTCGTTGATCTGGAAAATAATCCTGAAGATGGAGATTTACTTAATGCTATCTTCCGGGGTTACCATACCGTAAAAGGTGGCGCCGGCTTTTTGTCGCTTACCGAATTAGTTGAAATTTGCCACGGTGCAGAAAACGTTTTCGATGTAATGCGAAACGGACAACGTACTCTTACGCCTGAATTGATGGACACCATTCTTCAGGCCACCGATGTAGTAGTAGATATGTTTGAGCGTGTTAAAGCGCAAGAGCCGCTAGTACCTGCAGACGCAAAGTTAGTTGATTTGCTGCATAAGTTAAGCACCCCAGAAACCCCAGATGAAAATATCTTTGGTGACAGTAGTGAGGCGGCTGAAGCCCCCGCTGCCGAAGTTGTCGAGGAAGAATTTGCGTTGGAAGAAGCGCCCGTACCTGAAGCGCCTGCTGCTAGCAGCGATGGCGGTATTGACGAAATTTCAGAAGATGAATTTGAAGCCTTACTTGATGAACTTCATGGTTCAAATGCTCCGGGTAAATCTGCGCCTAAAGCAGAACCAAAAGCGGCTGCACCCGCTGCCGTTGGTTCAGGTGATGATATCACCGACGACGAATTTGAAGCACTGTTAGACGAATTGCACGGTAAAGGTAAATTCAAAGAAGAAGAACCCGCACCTGCAGCTGCGCCCAAAGCAGCTGCGCCTAGCGGTGAAGAAATTACTGACGATGAGTTTGAAGCACTACTTGACCAACTACACGGTTCAGGACAAGGGCCTACAGCGCAAGGCTCTGAACCAGCAGCAAATACTCCGCCTGTAGATAAAAAAGCGACAGAAGCAATTCAGAAGGCTAAAGCAGAGCAATCTGCCGCTAGTACGCCAGCTAAATCAACGCCTGCCGCAAAAGCGCCAGCGCCTAGTCCAGCAGCTAAAAAGGCGCCAGAGCCTGCTAAAGCCGCGGCTAAGAAAGACGACAAAAAAGCAAACCCAACACCTCCTCAAGCAGAAACCACAGTACGTGTTGATACTAAGCGCCTAGACCAAATTATGAATATGGTCGGTGAGTTAGTATTGGTACGAAATCGTTTGCTGAGTTTAGGAATAAACAATGCCGACGAGAGTATGTCTAAGGCAATTGCTAACCTTGACGTGGTGACTGGCGATTTGCAGGGTGCGGTTATGAAAACCCGTATGCAGCCAATTAAGAAAGTGTTTGGCCGCTTCCCTCGCGTTGTTCGAGACTTAGCACGTAGTTTGAAAAAAGAAATCACCTTAGAGTTGGAAGGTGAAGAGACAGATTTAGATAAAAACCTGGTAGAAGCATTGGCCGATCCGTTGGTTCACTTAGTGAGAAACTCAGTGGATCATGGTATTGAAATGCCTGATGACCGTGCTGCTACAGGTAAAGCCCGAATGGGGACCGTGAGATTATCGGCTTCTCAAGAAGGTGATCATATCCTACTTACCATTGAAGATGACGGTAAGGGAATGGATGCTGAAAAACTAAAAGAGATTGCGATAAGTCGAGGTGTTTTAGATGCCGATGCGGCTGCGCGTATGTCTGATGTTGAAGCGTTCAATCTCATTTTTGCACCAGGTTTCTCTACAAAAACTGAGATAAGTGATATCTCGGGCCGTGGTGTAGGCATGGATGTGGTTAAAACAAAAATTAATCAGCTTAACGGTACCATTAATATTGATTCTCACCTTGGGAAAGGCACGCGACTCGATATTAAAGTTCCACTTACGCTTGCGATTTTACCGACCCTAATGATTGTGGTTGGCAAACAAACGTTCGCGTTACCGTTAGGTGCGGTCAACGAAATTATCAACATGGACATCAAGAAAACCAATACGGTTGATGGCCAATTAACCATGATAGTTCGTTCTAAAGCGATACCACTGTTCTTCCTTGGAGAATGGTTGATCCGTGGACCTAAAAATATAATCAAAGATAAAGGTCACGTCGTCGTGGTTCAAATAGGCACCCAGCAAGTTGGTTTTGTTGTTGATGCGCTAATAGGCCAAGAAGAAGTGGTGATAAAACCATTAGATGCCTTATTACAGGGAACGCCAGGTATGGCGGGAGCAACTATCACATCCGACGGTGGAATTGCACTCATCCTAGATGTTCCTAGCTTACTGAAGCGTTATGCTCGGAAGCCTTTAAAGTAA